A region from the Aegilops tauschii subsp. strangulata cultivar AL8/78 chromosome 5, Aet v6.0, whole genome shotgun sequence genome encodes:
- the LOC109774991 gene encoding F-box/FBD/LRR-repeat protein At1g16930-like — METEMEIHSGVPCTKRARLAPPATPSSSDLAVAAGSGEGAPSDFEDQEEQSGPDHISDLPDTILGEVISRLSTREGIRTRMLARRWRLVWPTAPLNLDCREIPVAPLFNTLETVHIEIITRVSAYSEELARIRYIGTWHQGKTVPGDGSCLLESILSSHVGAVFRLCIPACYLQCRPSTVHAWLESPRLNNLQIPDHYVEVIELPLVKRLSLVEVDISDFLLQTMINSSCPALECLLRVCNRERHRITINSPNLVSIGIRGEKGKFIIEDAPSLQREDSFLMVQEIFGIESIVRF; from the exons ATGGAGACAGAGATGGAGATCCACTCTGGTGTGCCATGCACCAAGAGGGCGAGGCTCGCGCCACCGGCGACGCCTTCCTCTAGTGATTTGGCGGTAGCGGCTGGAAGCGGCGAGGGTGCGCCTTCTGATTTCGAGGATCAGGAAGAGCAGTCTGGTCCGGACCACATCAGCGACCTCCCGGACACCATCCTCGGTGAGGTGATCTCCCGTCTCTCCACTAGGGAGGGCATCCGCACTCGGATGCTCGCACGTCGTTGGCGCCTTGTTTGGCCGACCGCTCCTCTGAATTTGGACTGCCGTGAGATCCCTGTCGCTCCACTTTTTAACACCCTAGAAACAGTTCATATCGAGATCATCACTAGGGTCTCTGCCTACAGCGAGGAGCTTGCTCGCATACGATACATCGGAACTTGGCATCAGGGAAAAACAGTTCCTGGTGATGGTTCGTGCCTTCTAGAGTCCATCCTCTCCAGCCATGTGGGCGCAGTTTTCCGCCTTTGTATACCGGCGTGCTACCTCCAATGCAGACCCTCTACTGTCCACGCCTGGCTTGAGTCCCCCAGATTGAACAATCTCCAG ATACCAGACCATTATGTAGAGGTAATTGAACTACCACTGGTCAAGAGACTTTCGCTTGTTGAGGTTGATATATCAGACTTCTTGTTGCAAACCATGATCAACTCTAGTTGCCCTGCACTCGAGTGCCTGCTGCGTGTTTGCAATAGAGAAAGGCATCGGATCACAATAAATTCCCCTAACCTTGTAAGCATCGGCATCCGTGGTGAGAAAGGAAAATTCATCATCGAGGATGCCCcctcacttcaaag GGAGGATTCGTTCCTGATGGTGCAAGAAATATTTGGCATCGAAAGCATTGTGCGTTTCTGA